Proteins co-encoded in one Holophagales bacterium genomic window:
- a CDS encoding HAMP domain-containing histidine kinase, which yields MKVPRFPSWAIVVLSVLFGAALLGTATLASMSLRQRDAAVREGILMRAGHSLENLLRAANPDEAGPVLETFLVEHADAVAGVAVVGPAGVVASAGADTTGAFEMSAALGREWRPLALGAGGEIPPGSGQGPGTGGGYMGGRGPGGRGPSPVRLRLRATPALGKDSALARLVLAGGAVAALALVGLSLVAARGTAERQRRQAAEAENRRLATVARAGAGLAHRLRNPLAVIKGTAQLLEARVPEAERERVERIVSASGRMETILSRLLDFARPPEPQPVSFDLAALARDVATRSGGAAVRAEGSVAVLADREHVETILEELLANARAFDTDGAIEVTVRARGTHVVLDVADRGPGLDLDPASAFEPYVTSRPDGTGLGLAIVKALAGANGGWAVLVARPGGGCVASLTLPASEA from the coding sequence GTGAAAGTCCCGAGGTTTCCTTCCTGGGCGATCGTCGTCCTCTCCGTGCTGTTCGGCGCCGCGCTCCTGGGCACGGCCACCCTCGCGTCGATGTCGCTTCGCCAGCGGGATGCGGCAGTTCGGGAAGGAATCCTGATGCGGGCCGGGCATTCCCTCGAGAACCTTCTCCGGGCAGCGAACCCCGACGAGGCGGGACCCGTGCTGGAGACGTTTCTCGTGGAGCACGCGGACGCCGTCGCGGGCGTCGCGGTCGTCGGCCCGGCGGGTGTGGTGGCGAGCGCAGGGGCCGACACCACAGGAGCGTTCGAGATGTCGGCCGCCCTGGGCCGCGAGTGGAGGCCCCTCGCGCTCGGCGCGGGTGGGGAGATCCCGCCGGGCAGCGGTCAGGGTCCAGGCACGGGGGGCGGCTACATGGGCGGGCGGGGCCCGGGCGGCCGTGGACCGTCACCGGTCCGGTTGCGGCTCCGGGCCACTCCCGCGCTCGGAAAGGACTCTGCACTCGCCCGGCTCGTCCTGGCGGGAGGGGCGGTCGCCGCGCTCGCCCTCGTCGGGCTTTCACTCGTGGCGGCCCGGGGAACCGCGGAAAGGCAGCGGCGCCAGGCGGCGGAAGCCGAGAACCGCCGGCTCGCGACGGTAGCCCGGGCGGGCGCCGGCCTCGCTCACAGGCTTCGAAACCCCCTTGCCGTCATCAAGGGGACCGCCCAGCTTCTCGAGGCCCGGGTCCCGGAAGCGGAGCGCGAGCGGGTCGAGAGGATCGTGTCGGCCAGCGGGCGGATGGAGACGATCCTGTCGCGGCTCCTCGATTTCGCGAGGCCGCCCGAGCCGCAGCCGGTTTCGTTTGACCTCGCTGCCCTCGCTCGCGACGTGGCGACCCGCAGCGGCGGGGCGGCGGTCCGCGCCGAGGGTAGCGTCGCAGTCCTCGCAGACCGCGAGCACGTCGAGACGATTCTCGAGGAGCTCCTGGCGAACGCCCGCGCGTTCGATACCGACGGAGCGATCGAGGTGACCGTGCGCGCCCGGGGAACGCACGTCGTTCTCGACGTCGCGGATCGCGGGCCTGGCCTCGATCTCGATCCCGCGAGCGCGTTCGAGCCGTACGTGACGTCGCGACCCGACGGGACGGGTCTCGGCCTCGCCATCGTCAAGGCCCTCGCCGGTGCCAACGGCGGCTGGGCGGTGCTCGTCGCCCGGCCGGGTGGCGGCTGCGTCGCATCCCTC